One Hordeum vulgare subsp. vulgare chromosome 4H, MorexV3_pseudomolecules_assembly, whole genome shotgun sequence DNA window includes the following coding sequences:
- the LOC123451166 gene encoding uncharacterized protein LOC123451166, with amino-acid sequence MESMRRHRPNHRFSKLNASRAQFTDADLDTSLLLQRLSVSPPCPNADAGAPLTPFHPPSPPRLPTAVVTAAMPRPSSKTPSTSQTRRVSPSPTPSPATAPRPKNPGAAAQRRRSPLSDLNSGDASAARAGCFRFLLSSASGSKPRCASTPRTPASATAPRAEAKRRAAGAGRLPDQESRTKAEQWPGREPRRRRDDPIGCQIRRVEPDKKQQGLARRQQQPQDLEALTPERKADAGSNPSSGATPPIHASISPEVLAGGAATPACFAAGHHVVPGVRDRRKCRARGILDIAGEGTSGELDAEPSRASIHWLSSPLGEAGTCSTKCGKEATVIWLSSPRDEGAACLFDEEIFLPRCSSEDPFWQHSPDCKGLLGSPVLGGLLDFDTPMSELSETTPSSGFLPVQRTPSTGDSISPFSLIVKRASSHSSRLSSLCAQRRLGSSYGYDSATDPTRISGESWSENGSTGNCSGLVRVSSRPLTRMDPVVECLEMMSLSPKPGDADYDQNDEDGALPATLPELSFQFAGASTPLESIDLSSFKRSPCDTELKGKEASFQKQASTEARISWREGLVSRIFDMGDLDCCQWLSDDEDGPVIPGNVEALPDTTLQPVTACCLQEDSKQSGFGSVEFGCGGGGLNYDSKATPNSVQVAESMRAEGFELVWSDDSDWTLLYKNGLFET; translated from the coding sequence ATGGAATCAATGCGTCGTCATCGGCCCAATCACCGTTTCAGCAAATTGAATGCTTCGAGGGCTCAGTTCACGGACGCAGATCTCGATACCTCCCTCCTCCTCCAACGGCTCTCTGTCTCTCCTCCTTGTCCAAACGCCGATGCCGGTGCCCCCTTAACCCCATTCCATCCTCCATCGCCGCCGCGCCTGCCCACCGCCGTCGTCACCGCCGCCATGCCCAGGCCATCCTCCAAGACACCCTCCACGTCCCAGACCAGGAGGGTCTCCCCTTCGCCCACCCCTTCCCCGGCCACCGCGCCCAGGCCCAAGAACCCCGGCGCCGCGGCGCAGCGCCGCCGCAGCCCCCTGTCGGACCTCAACTCCGGGGACGCCTCCGCCGCGCGGGCCGGATGCTTccgcttcctcctctcctccgccTCGGGCTCCAAGCCGCGATGTGCGTCCACCCCGAGGACCCCCGCGTCCGCCACGGCGCCCCGGGCGGAGGCCAAGAGGCGCGCGGCGGGCGCTGGCCGTCTGCCGGATCAGGAGTCGAGGACCAAGGCGGAGCAGTGGCCGGGTCGTGAACCCAGAAGAAGGAGGGACGATCCGATCGGTTGTCAGATCAGGAGGGTGGAGCCGGACAAGAAGCAGCAGGGGCTGGCGAGGAGGCAGCAGCAGCCGCAGGACCTCGAGGCCCTGACGCCGGAGAGGAAGGCGGACGCGGGGTCCAACCCGTCCTCTGGAGCGACGCCCCCGATCCACGCGTCGATCTCGCCGGAGGTGTTGGCCGGCGGGGCCGCCACGCCGGCGTGCTTCGCGGCCGGCCACCACGTCGTGCCAGGCGTCCGCGATCGCCGCAAATGCCGGGCGAGGGGCATCCTTGACATCGCCGGCGAGGGCACCAGTGGGGAGCTCGACGCTGAGCCGTCCCGGGCGTCGATCCACTGGCTGTCCTCGCCATTGGGCGAGGCCGGaacgtgttcgacgaaatgcgGAAAGGAGGCGACAGTCATCTGGCTGTCATCTCCACGTGATGAAGGTGCGGCCTGTTTGTTCGACGAGGAGATCTTCCTGCCGAGATGCTCATCAGAGGACCCATTCTGGCAACACTCCCCTGACTGCAAGGGGCTGTTGGGATCGCCGGTCCTCGGAGGCCTGCTGGATTTTGACACGCCGATGTCGGAATTGTCCGAAACGACACCCTCGTCCGGATTTCTTCCGGTGCAGAGGACGCCGAGCACTGGTGACAGCATTAGCCCTTTCTCGCTTATTGTGAAGAGGGCATCATCACATTCCTCTAGACTAAGCTCCTTATGTGCCCAGCGACGACTGGGCAGCAGCTATGGCTATGATTCTGCGACAGATCCGACACGGATCTCTGGCGAGTCATGGTCTGAAAATGGCAGCACAGGCAATTGCTCAGGGTTAGTAAGGGTTAGCAGTCGCCCACTAACAAGAATGGATCCAGTGGTAGAATGCCTCGAGATGATGAGTTTGTCCCCAAAGCCCGGGGATGCAGATTATGATCAAAATGATGAAGATGGTGCTCTGCCTGCAACATTGCCTGAGCTCAGCTTCCAGTTTGCCGGTGCTTCGACACCTCTGGAATCCATAGACTTGAGCTCTTTCAAGAGATCTCCTTGTGACACAGAATTGAAGGGGAAGGAGGCAAGTTTCCAGAAGCAGGCATCAACCGAGGCTCGGATATCTTGGCGAGAGGGGCTAGTTAGCAGAATATTTGATATGGGCGACTTGGATTGCTGCCAATGGTTGTCTGATGATGAAGACGGACCAGTTATCCCGGGCAATGTCGAGGCGTTGCCCGATACAACTCTTCAGCCAGTTACTGCTTGTTGCCTGCAAGAGGATAGCAAGCAATCCGGGTTCGGCTCAGTGGAGTTCGGTTGCGGTGGTGGTGGATTAAATTATGACAGTAAGGCCACCCCAAACTCTGTTCAAGTGGCAGAGTCTATGAGAGCAGAAGGATTCGAGCTCGTCTGGTCCGATGACTCGGATTGGACTCTCTTGTACAAGAATGGCTTGTTTGAAACATGA
- the LOC123447827 gene encoding LOW QUALITY PROTEIN: hemolysin A (The sequence of the model RefSeq protein was modified relative to this genomic sequence to represent the inferred CDS: deleted 1 base in 1 codon): protein MMACRLRFHQLRLVGVRPTCCSPSRQFAAVKSQKIQPPKKKKRLDEACLERYQQYSRTYIQSWILQGKVHVNGRVVNKAGTQVSDKSVIEIKAEIPKYVCRAGHKLEAAIKEFGVDCDGKVALDSGLSTGGFTDCLLQHGASHVYGVDVGYGQVAEKIRVHEHVSVIERTNLRHLPKLPQLVDLVTLDLSFISILVVMPAVVKVMKTESTLITLIKPQFEARRSQVGKGGIVRDPLVHKEVLDRIISGIEQFGFRNEGWIESPLKGAEGNIEFLACFQRIQFQSHKQRERQMQSQREREWQKQWRRRWRSRSRSQRKHDYYYVHGMASFFLENSWRILIDL, encoded by the exons ATGATGGCTTGCCGGCTGCGGTTCCACCAGC TTAGGCTGGTTGGAGTCCGGCCCACCTGCTGCTCTCCGTCCAGGCAGTTCGCGGCCGTCAAATCCCAGAAAATCCAGCCCCCCAAGAA GAAAAAGCGATTGGATGAGGCGTGCCTTGAGAGGTATCAACAATACAGTAGAACGTACATCCAGTCATGGATTCTTCAGG GTAAGGTCCATGTGAATGGAAGAGTCGTGAACAAAGCTGGAACGCAAGTATCTGACAAGTCGGTCATAGAAATCAAGGCGGAAATCCCGAAATATGTATGTAG GGCTGGGCATAAGCTTGAGGCAGCTATCAAAGAATTTGGCGTGGACTGTGATGGAAAGGTAGCCCTTGATTCAGGGCTGTCTACAGGTGGTTTTACTGACTGCTTACTTCAGCATGGGGCATCACATGTGTACGGTGTTGATGTTGGCTATGGACAG GTGGCTGAAAAAATCCGTGTGCATGAACATGTCTCAGTAATTGAACGGACAAATTTAAGACATCTTCCTAAGCTGCCACAATTGGTTGACTTGGTGACACTGGACCTATCATTCATCTCAATTCTTGTG GTTATGCCTGCTGTGGTGAAAGTAATGAAGACCGAGTCAACATTGATAACACTTATCAAACCCCAATTTGAAGCTCGTAGATCTCAG GTAGGAAAAGGTGGGATTGTTCGTGACCCTCTGGTTCATAAGGAG GTGTTAGATAGGATAATTTCAGGCATTGAGCAGTTTGGATTCCGCAATGAGGGCTGGATTGAGTCTCCGCTGAAGGGCGCAGAAGGGAACATAGAGTTTCTTGCCTGCTTCCAGAGGATC CAATTCCAGAGCCACAAGCAGAGGGAGAGGCAGATGCAGAGccagagggagagggagtggcAGAAGCAGTGGCGGAGACGGTggcggagccggagccggagccaAAGGaaacatgattattattatgtccATGGCATGGCAAGTTTTTTTTTAGAGAATAGCTGGAGAATTCTGATTGATCTGTAA